From a region of the Candidatus Hydrogenedentota bacterium genome:
- a CDS encoding ABC transporter permease — MSGMGALFRGVDWRRMAADYLGMLLVLAALVGIFSAAADNFLTRQTFFMTVNQIPSAIVVAVGMTYVLIIAGIDLSVGSILALSGAALGVALVRWEWPLLPALGLCLAAGLGCGLVNGFVSARWSLPSFIVTLGMLEMARGGAYLATNSQTMYIGAAIERVGDAHILGFSLPFLLALAVVAVGQLVLTRTVFGRHMLAIGANEEVVRLSGINPRPVKIAVFGLSGLLAGLGAVIQCSRLASADPNAGAGMELQAIAAVVIGGTSLMGGRGSVVRSFFGVLIISVLGVGLAQIGAQEPTKRLVTGLVIVAAVIFDQYRERLGRRVA; from the coding sequence ATGAGCGGCATGGGGGCCCTGTTCCGGGGCGTGGACTGGCGGCGCATGGCGGCGGACTATCTCGGCATGCTGCTGGTCCTGGCCGCGCTGGTCGGCATTTTTTCGGCGGCGGCGGACAACTTCCTCACCCGGCAGACCTTCTTCATGACCGTCAACCAGATTCCCTCGGCCATTGTCGTGGCTGTCGGCATGACCTATGTCCTCATCATCGCGGGCATTGACCTCTCCGTCGGCTCCATTCTCGCCCTCAGCGGCGCGGCCCTGGGCGTCGCCCTCGTCCGCTGGGAATGGCCCCTCCTGCCCGCACTGGGCCTCTGCCTCGCCGCCGGGCTGGGCTGCGGCCTGGTCAACGGCTTCGTTTCGGCCCGGTGGTCCCTGCCCTCGTTCATCGTCACCCTGGGCATGCTGGAAATGGCGCGGGGCGGCGCCTACCTCGCCACCAACTCGCAGACCATGTACATCGGCGCCGCCATCGAGCGCGTCGGCGACGCCCACATCCTCGGCTTCTCGCTCCCCTTCCTCCTCGCGCTGGCGGTCGTCGCCGTTGGGCAGCTCGTCCTCACGCGCACCGTCTTCGGGCGGCACATGCTCGCCATCGGCGCGAACGAGGAGGTGGTGCGCCTCTCGGGCATCAACCCGCGCCCCGTCAAGATCGCCGTCTTCGGCCTCAGCGGCCTGCTGGCCGGGCTCGGCGCGGTCATCCAGTGCTCGCGCCTCGCCTCCGCCGACCCGAACGCCGGGGCGGGCATGGAGCTTCAGGCCATCGCCGCCGTGGTCATCGGCGGCACCAGCCTCATGGGCGGACGCGGCTCCGTGGTTCGCTCCTTCTTCGGCGTCCTCATCATCTCCGTCCTCGGCGTGGGACTCGCCCAAATCGGCGCGCAGGAGCCCACCAAGCGCCTCGTCACGGGGCTGGTCATCGTTGCCGCCGTCATCTTCGACCAATACCGGGAACGCCTCGGCAGGCGCGTCGCCTGA